In one Acetobacter sp. genomic region, the following are encoded:
- a CDS encoding LysR family transcriptional regulator, with protein sequence MDRLSLDRLFVAVLETGSFVAASERMGVSSGQASKMLSRLETDLGVQLIKRTTRALSPTEIGQVYYERVRILLEERDALDASIRQTSGAPSGRLRITAPIYFGSAQLVPALLVFAEQYPGISLDISFSDRLADLVEDGFDVAIRIAHLSDSSLIVRRLCDARIVTVASPDYITTHGAPQRPEDLSQHTCIIDTNFRTPRSWAFRDAPSGQAVQVPVSGRFAFSNGEACLTAATRGLGIAYLPSFIAGQPMKEGKLTPLLRNFEPQALGIHVLYPPARHLAAKIRALSDFLSGYFKNRPEWDEGW encoded by the coding sequence GTGGATCGTCTGAGCCTTGATCGCCTGTTTGTCGCTGTCCTTGAAACAGGGAGTTTTGTTGCGGCATCCGAGCGGATGGGGGTCAGCAGCGGGCAGGCATCCAAAATGCTGTCACGCCTTGAGACCGATCTGGGCGTACAACTGATCAAACGCACGACACGCGCCCTCTCTCCGACCGAAATTGGCCAGGTCTATTACGAACGGGTCAGGATTCTGCTTGAAGAACGGGACGCGCTTGACGCGTCCATCCGGCAGACATCCGGCGCGCCTTCCGGGCGACTGCGTATTACAGCTCCCATATACTTCGGCTCCGCCCAGCTTGTACCCGCGCTGCTGGTCTTTGCGGAACAGTATCCCGGCATCAGCCTCGATATCAGTTTTTCGGACAGGCTGGCGGATCTGGTGGAGGACGGTTTTGATGTCGCCATTCGTATCGCCCACCTGTCCGACAGCAGCCTGATTGTTCGCAGACTGTGCGACGCGCGGATCGTCACCGTCGCCTCCCCTGATTACATCACGACCCACGGCGCGCCCCAGCGCCCTGAAGACCTGTCGCAGCACACCTGTATCATCGACACCAATTTTCGGACTCCCCGTAGCTGGGCATTCCGCGATGCGCCATCGGGACAGGCTGTTCAGGTTCCCGTCAGCGGGCGCTTTGCCTTTTCCAATGGAGAAGCCTGCCTGACTGCGGCCACGCGGGGGCTTGGCATCGCGTACCTGCCCAGTTTCATCGCAGGCCAGCCCATGAAGGAAGGCAAACTCACCCCCCTACTGCGAAACTTCGAGCCGCAGGCGTTGGGCATACATGTGCTTTATCCACCCGCACGGCACCTTGCCGCCAAAATACGGGCCCTGTCCGATTTTCTTTCAGGCTACTTCAAGAACCGGCCGGAATGGGACGAAGGCTGGTAA
- a CDS encoding NUDIX hydrolase, with protein sequence MSLLSTDGFMRHIRACNTATLPGQRLPLRINGVLAGYADPEIAAALKEMGLADDSTSGGLSLSDPTRLESIGEELARQGFYRTHNELFDVWGDDGQPPLGRIDRGALPLFGFVGVGVHLNGLVRKEDGLHLWVGRRARNKRLDPGKLDHLVAGGVPAGLTPDIAIIKEAEEEASLPPYLVKRDAKKVGLLHYALERLEGLRRDRLVCYDLVLAESFQPAPADGEVEEFLLLPIGEVFRLVRDTDEFKFNVNLVLIDLFLRTGLIDPLSEEGVALRQGLQGGTH encoded by the coding sequence ATGAGCCTCCTCTCCACAGACGGTTTCATGCGGCACATCAGAGCCTGCAACACCGCGACACTCCCCGGTCAACGCCTGCCCTTGCGGATCAACGGCGTGCTGGCGGGCTATGCCGACCCTGAAATCGCCGCCGCCCTGAAAGAAATGGGCCTTGCAGACGACAGCACTTCAGGCGGTCTGTCCCTCAGCGATCCGACCCGCCTCGAATCCATCGGCGAGGAACTGGCCCGGCAGGGATTCTACCGCACGCACAATGAATTGTTCGACGTATGGGGCGATGACGGCCAGCCTCCACTCGGGCGTATCGACCGGGGCGCACTGCCGCTGTTCGGTTTTGTCGGCGTCGGCGTGCATCTCAATGGTCTGGTGCGCAAGGAAGACGGGCTGCATCTCTGGGTCGGTCGGCGGGCGCGGAACAAGCGGCTCGATCCCGGCAAGCTGGATCACCTTGTCGCGGGTGGCGTCCCGGCGGGCCTCACTCCCGATATCGCGATCATCAAGGAAGCCGAGGAAGAAGCCAGCCTTCCGCCGTACCTTGTGAAGCGGGATGCGAAAAAGGTCGGCCTGCTGCATTATGCGCTCGAACGCCTCGAGGGGCTGCGGCGCGACCGGCTGGTCTGCTACGACCTTGTGCTGGCGGAGAGTTTCCAACCTGCCCCTGCGGACGGAGAGGTTGAGGAATTCCTGCTACTCCCCATCGGCGAGGTCTTCCGGCTTGTGCGGGATACGGACGAATTCAAGTTCAACGTCAATCTGGTGCTGATCGATCTGTTTCTGCGGACTGGCCTGATTGATCCACTGTCAGAAGAGGGTGTGGCGCTGCGGCAGGGATTGCAGGGCGGCACGCACTGA
- a CDS encoding glutathione S-transferase family protein, whose product MLVDGRWVENWQPVQASDSKGGFVRQTSSFRNWITPDGSPGPTGEGGFAAAKGRYHLYVALICPWASRTLIARSLKGLEDVVSVSVVEPRLTDQGWRFGDYPGADFDTLNGATWIHELYTRADPHYTGRATVPVLWDREKRTIVNNESADIVRMFNTGFGPLASPDYDFYPEPLRGEIDALNDALYARLNNGVYRAGFATTQQAYEEAFEDVFGMLDSLEERLSGDASWLVGNQLTESDIRLFVTLVRFDAAYHGLFKCNRRRIADYPNLTRHLERMLAVKGVAETVSLDHIKHGYYSIKALNPNGIVPLGPDLAWAASLPAPRYLTETEA is encoded by the coding sequence ATGCTGGTTGATGGACGATGGGTTGAAAACTGGCAGCCCGTTCAGGCCAGCGACTCAAAGGGAGGCTTTGTCCGGCAGACCTCGTCATTCCGCAACTGGATTACGCCGGATGGCAGTCCTGGCCCCACGGGCGAAGGGGGCTTTGCAGCCGCAAAAGGGCGTTATCATCTCTACGTCGCGCTGATCTGCCCGTGGGCGTCCCGGACGCTCATTGCCCGCAGTCTGAAAGGGCTGGAGGATGTCGTGTCCGTCTCGGTGGTCGAACCTCGGCTCACCGATCAGGGTTGGCGCTTCGGCGATTATCCCGGAGCGGATTTCGATACGCTCAACGGCGCGACATGGATACACGAACTCTACACCCGCGCCGACCCGCATTATACAGGCCGCGCCACAGTGCCGGTCCTGTGGGACAGGGAAAAGCGGACGATCGTCAACAACGAGTCCGCCGATATCGTGCGGATGTTCAACACCGGGTTCGGCCCGCTGGCGTCCCCGGATTACGACTTCTATCCCGAACCTTTGCGCGGCGAAATCGACGCACTGAACGACGCGCTGTATGCGCGCCTCAACAACGGTGTCTACCGCGCCGGGTTCGCGACGACGCAGCAGGCCTATGAAGAAGCCTTCGAAGATGTCTTCGGTATGCTGGACAGTCTGGAAGAGCGCCTGTCCGGAGACGCCTCATGGCTGGTCGGCAACCAGTTGACGGAAAGCGACATCCGCCTGTTTGTAACGCTCGTCCGCTTTGACGCCGCCTATCACGGGCTCTTCAAGTGCAACCGCCGACGCATCGCGGACTATCCCAACCTGACGCGCCATCTGGAACGGATGCTGGCCGTAAAGGGCGTCGCCGAAACTGTCAGCCTCGATCATATCAAGCACGGCTATTATTCGATCAAGGCCCTCAACCCCAATGGCATCGTGCCTCTCGGGCCTGACCTTGCATGGGCCGCCAGCCTGCCCGCGCCACGATACCTCACGGAGACAGAAGCATGA
- a CDS encoding YceI family protein, with protein MVSIKTIAALSLMTGLSLPLSAMAADWTIDPAHSTLAFSGTQTGAPFSGHFGSFDGTISFDPAHPEAGQAHVTIAMSSAVTGDRQRDGALPGKDWFDVAGFPSAVFDAQNFKAKGGDAYEAAGTLVIRGISKPVTLPFKLDIDGATLHVKGHLDLVRSAFGIGQGVWATGQWVALEVGVDLDVTAQRKP; from the coding sequence ATGGTATCCATTAAAACAATCGCCGCCCTGAGCCTGATGACGGGTCTTTCCCTACCTCTTTCCGCCATGGCTGCGGACTGGACGATTGATCCGGCGCACAGCACGCTGGCCTTTTCAGGCACGCAGACCGGAGCGCCGTTCAGTGGTCATTTCGGATCATTCGACGGAACCATTTCCTTCGATCCGGCTCATCCGGAAGCTGGTCAGGCCCATGTGACGATCGCCATGTCGAGCGCCGTCACGGGTGACCGGCAACGTGATGGCGCTTTACCGGGCAAGGACTGGTTCGACGTAGCCGGGTTCCCCTCCGCGGTGTTTGACGCGCAGAACTTCAAGGCCAAGGGCGGCGATGCCTATGAGGCCGCCGGAACGCTGGTCATCCGGGGGATCAGCAAGCCGGTCACTCTGCCATTCAAACTCGACATTGATGGCGCCACGCTCCACGTAAAGGGGCATCTTGATCTCGTGCGCTCCGCGTTCGGCATTGGGCAGGGAGTCTGGGCGACCGGACAATGGGTTGCGCTGGAAGTGGGGGTTGATCTCGACGTCACTGCGCAGCGTAAGCCTTGA
- a CDS encoding cytochrome b, producing MSTIPMLAEKASRYGTVAIILHWLIAAGILTLIGMGLIMDHVALEPMRLFQLYQLHKSIGISVLLLVCLRVGWRLTHAAPVLPADMPVAERGAAHLAHLALYGLQIILPLSGWAMVSASVLGIPTVLFGTIPWPDLPVLATLQNKAPVEAVLKEFHHWAAWTLAVLIILHAAAALRHALILRDSVFERMLPWPVGSSRRK from the coding sequence ATGAGCACGATTCCGATGCTTGCTGAAAAAGCGTCGCGATATGGGACGGTGGCGATCATCCTGCACTGGCTGATCGCCGCCGGTATCCTGACCCTGATCGGCATGGGGCTGATCATGGATCATGTCGCCCTTGAGCCGATGCGCCTGTTTCAGCTTTACCAGTTGCACAAATCCATCGGGATTTCCGTCCTGCTGCTGGTCTGCCTGCGGGTGGGATGGCGTCTGACCCATGCGGCGCCAGTTCTTCCTGCGGACATGCCGGTTGCTGAACGCGGAGCGGCCCATCTGGCGCATCTGGCCCTGTACGGATTGCAGATCATCCTGCCCCTCAGCGGCTGGGCCATGGTTTCGGCGTCTGTGCTCGGCATACCAACCGTGCTGTTCGGCACGATTCCCTGGCCGGACCTTCCTGTTCTGGCAACTCTTCAGAACAAGGCTCCTGTCGAGGCTGTTCTGAAAGAGTTTCATCACTGGGCCGCGTGGACGTTGGCCGTTCTGATCATTCTGCATGCCGCAGCCGCATTGCGACATGCCCTGATTTTACGGGATTCCGTGTTTGAACGGATGCTGCCCTGGCCAGTCGGATCGTCACGCCGCAAGTAA
- a CDS encoding DUF3574 domain-containing protein: MTRVNVVSALLLGFLMAGCAPTHSLCHRLAATDDQHVTLMFGLTRPDGRPVSDTDWQDFLRTEIAPRFPDGLTVLPAQGFWRDRTNGRVGSEPSRLVWIVTPDDAHLAERIEAVRHSYSVRFSQQSVGVSVDRGCSGF; encoded by the coding sequence ATGACCCGGGTGAATGTCGTTTCTGCCCTGCTGCTCGGATTTCTGATGGCCGGATGCGCTCCGACACACTCTCTCTGTCACAGGCTGGCGGCGACCGACGACCAGCATGTAACGCTGATGTTCGGTCTTACCCGGCCTGACGGTCGCCCGGTGAGCGACACCGACTGGCAGGATTTTCTACGAACGGAGATTGCCCCACGCTTCCCGGATGGTCTGACGGTTCTTCCTGCCCAGGGGTTCTGGCGGGACAGGACCAACGGGCGGGTGGGCTCCGAGCCTTCACGACTGGTCTGGATCGTGACGCCTGATGACGCGCACCTTGCGGAGCGGATTGAGGCTGTGCGCCACTCTTATAGCGTGCGGTTCAGCCAGCAGTCGGTCGGGGTGAGTGTGGACCGGGGATGTTCGGGGTTCTGA
- a CDS encoding alpha/beta hydrolase: protein MSDGLVIFLHGVGSQGASFSPLLTQWRTDLPVVALTAPDAPFPFDLAPNGRQWFSVKGVTEANRAERIVAARQAFDETLRACVTEAGFEDRLDRVALVGFSQGSIMALDAVVSGRWPVAGVVAFSGRLASPAPYTPARQTRILLIHGDADPIMPVQEASKAAEILTSIGMSVTCDILPGVDHTLTASGVAQALSFVKTVLLADSPTI, encoded by the coding sequence ATGAGTGACGGACTGGTCATCTTCCTGCACGGGGTCGGCAGTCAGGGCGCTTCTTTCTCACCGCTGCTGACACAATGGCGCACTGATCTGCCCGTGGTCGCCCTGACCGCTCCCGATGCGCCGTTTCCATTCGATCTGGCCCCCAACGGCCGCCAATGGTTCAGTGTCAAGGGCGTGACGGAGGCCAACCGGGCGGAGCGTATTGTCGCGGCCCGTCAGGCCTTTGACGAGACCCTTCGGGCCTGCGTGACAGAAGCCGGTTTCGAGGACAGGCTGGACCGGGTGGCGCTTGTGGGGTTTTCGCAGGGGTCGATCATGGCGCTGGATGCCGTGGTCTCGGGCCGCTGGCCGGTCGCGGGTGTCGTGGCGTTTTCCGGACGCCTTGCCTCACCTGCTCCCTACACACCCGCACGACAGACACGTATCCTGCTCATCCACGGAGATGCCGACCCCATCATGCCGGTGCAGGAAGCCTCGAAAGCCGCAGAGATTCTGACCAGTATCGGCATGAGCGTCACATGTGACATTCTCCCGGGCGTGGACCATACTCTGACTGCCTCGGGAGTGGCTCAGGCGTTGAGCTTTGTGAAGACAGTCCTGCTGGCGGACTCTCCCACGATCTAG
- a CDS encoding flavin reductase family protein: MSSDDRFHTYRPEDGHGLQHDPFNAIIAPRPIGWIATVDTEGAANLAPYSFFNAFNYTPPIIGFSSTGWKDTVRNAQQTGEFVWNLVTQPLVGRMNLSSAAFDRQIDEFDVARLEKVPSCRVRPPRVAASPVQFECRVTQIVRLQAASGESLETWLTLGEVVTVHIDRTFVRDGVYETAEARPVLRAGGAGWYSEVTEASMFDLRRPVSPDAALDEGAGLPILPPAP; this comes from the coding sequence ATGTCGTCAGACGATCGTTTTCACACCTACCGACCTGAAGACGGACATGGCCTTCAGCATGACCCGTTTAATGCCATCATCGCGCCGAGGCCGATCGGATGGATTGCGACGGTCGATACGGAGGGAGCAGCCAATCTTGCTCCCTATAGTTTTTTCAACGCATTCAATTACACGCCACCGATCATCGGATTTTCCTCGACCGGCTGGAAAGATACGGTCCGCAATGCGCAACAGACCGGCGAGTTCGTCTGGAATCTGGTTACGCAGCCGTTGGTCGGGCGCATGAACCTGTCATCTGCCGCATTTGACCGACAGATTGATGAATTTGATGTGGCGCGACTGGAAAAGGTACCATCCTGTCGTGTCCGACCGCCACGGGTGGCAGCCAGTCCTGTGCAGTTCGAGTGCCGCGTGACGCAGATTGTTCGGCTTCAAGCAGCTTCCGGAGAGTCTCTGGAAACCTGGCTGACACTGGGCGAAGTTGTGACTGTCCATATAGACCGGACTTTTGTGCGTGATGGCGTTTATGAAACCGCCGAGGCGCGCCCTGTGCTGAGAGCAGGTGGGGCAGGGTGGTATTCAGAGGTGACGGAGGCTTCGATGTTCGACCTGCGTCGACCGGTATCGCCTGATGCCGCTCTGGATGAGGGTGCCGGATTGCCGATTCTGCCTCCCGCACCCTGA
- a CDS encoding YceI family protein, with product MRFSLSRAAFLAASIVALPALASAQTVTSAAQVQSGAYAIEPGHTQVGFSLLHFGFTYYSGLFSNVSGTLELDVKTPSSSKLDVTIPVASVQTTSDKLTEELKSDQWFDTAKFPNATFVSTEVRLNGRNDAIVTGNLTLHGVTKPETLKVHFVGAGINPMDKKYTAGFEATTTIKRSDFGVKMYVPYVGDDVTLRIAGAFEKQS from the coding sequence ATGCGTTTTTCCCTGTCTCGCGCTGCGTTTCTCGCTGCTTCCATCGTGGCCCTGCCTGCTCTCGCCTCTGCCCAGACGGTGACGAGCGCCGCTCAGGTCCAGTCGGGCGCCTATGCCATTGAACCGGGCCACACACAGGTCGGATTCTCCCTGCTGCATTTCGGATTCACCTACTACAGCGGCCTTTTCTCCAACGTCTCCGGCACGCTGGAACTGGACGTCAAAACGCCGTCCTCTTCCAAGCTGGATGTGACCATTCCGGTCGCCTCCGTCCAGACCACCAGCGACAAGCTGACGGAAGAGCTGAAGAGCGACCAGTGGTTCGATACTGCTAAATTCCCGAACGCAACTTTTGTCTCCACTGAAGTCAGGCTCAACGGCAGGAACGACGCCATCGTCACCGGTAACCTGACCCTGCATGGCGTCACGAAGCCCGAGACGCTGAAGGTGCATTTTGTCGGTGCAGGCATCAATCCGATGGACAAGAAGTACACGGCCGGTTTCGAAGCCACGACGACGATCAAACGTAGCGACTTCGGTGTGAAGATGTATGTGCCGTATGTCGGTGATGACGTGACACTGCGCATCGCCGGTGCATTCGAAAAGCAGAGCTGA